A stretch of DNA from Bacillus sp. Marseille-Q1617:
GAAACACGTGTGATTCATGAGGGGTATAAATCTTCTCAGCATTTTGATAGTTTAGCGCCCCCTTTATATCAAACTTCAACTTATACTTTTGCCAATGCGAAGCAAGGGGAAAATCGCTTTGCGGGTGAAGAAGAAGGATATATTTATTCAAGGCTCGGCAATCCGACAGTAGGCATATTAGAAGAAAGAATGGCATCGCTTGAAGGGGGAGAGGCGGCCCTTGCTTTCGGTTCCGGGATGGCTGCCGTTTCAGCGGTCCTCTTTTCATTGACCAAAGCGGGAGATCATATCCTTTGTTCTCAAGGGGTGTACGGCTGTACATTCGGCCTGCTCGAATTAATGAACGAGAAATTTGCGATTGAGCATGATTTCTCTGCAATGGACACGGAAGAAGAAATCCGTGCAAAAATCAAAGATCATACAACATGCATTTACGTAGAAACACCGATTAATCCGACGATGCAATTGATAGATTTACAAATGGTTGTGAAGGTAGCCCGTGAAAAGGGGATTCCTGTTGTCGTGGACAATACGTTCTGTTCCCCTTATTTACAGAGACCTCTGGAACTAGGCTGTGATATTGTGATTCACAGTGCGACAAAATACATCGGCGGCCACGGTGATGTCATTGCAGGCATTGTCGTCGGTTCACAGGAAAAAATGGCAGAAATCAGAATGACGACACAAAAGGATATCGGTGGAATTATTTCTCCATTTGATGCCTGGTTATTATTGAGAGGTTTAAAGACGCTGGCAGTGCGTCTGGACCGCCACTGTGAAAGTGCCGACAAGATTGCGGGTCTCTTAGCAACACATCCTGCAGTGGAACAGGTGATTTATCCCGGGCGGACGGATCATCCCCAGCATGCAATCATGAAGAAGCAGATGAAGAAGCCAGGCGGCATGATTTCTTTCACCATCAAAGGGTCGAAAGAGGATGCCCAAAGGTTGATGGATGATTTGCATATGATCAAGATCGCGGTCAGTCTGGGGGATGCAGAGACATTGATTCAGCATCCCGCTACGATGACACATGCAGTGGTCCCGGAAGAAGCGAGAGAGAAAATGGGTATAACGGATACTCTCCTCAGACTTTCT
This window harbors:
- the megL gene encoding methionine gamma-lyase, whose product is MKDEKHFETRVIHEGYKSSQHFDSLAPPLYQTSTYTFANAKQGENRFAGEEEGYIYSRLGNPTVGILEERMASLEGGEAALAFGSGMAAVSAVLFSLTKAGDHILCSQGVYGCTFGLLELMNEKFAIEHDFSAMDTEEEIRAKIKDHTTCIYVETPINPTMQLIDLQMVVKVAREKGIPVVVDNTFCSPYLQRPLELGCDIVIHSATKYIGGHGDVIAGIVVGSQEKMAEIRMTTQKDIGGIISPFDAWLLLRGLKTLAVRLDRHCESADKIAGLLATHPAVEQVIYPGRTDHPQHAIMKKQMKKPGGMISFTIKGSKEDAQRLMDDLHMIKIAVSLGDAETLIQHPATMTHAVVPEEAREKMGITDTLLRLSVGLESTEDIWDDLEQSLNKVKFPSDVI